In Arthrobacter sp. QXT-31, one genomic interval encodes:
- a CDS encoding SDR family NAD(P)-dependent oxidoreductase — protein sequence MSQELSGRTVVVAGSTSAAGAAVVRTLSEAGARVAAVDILEDRVQELSGSYDNVTGYVCNLADLQAVEDLAASVRNDLGPVDGLIHLVGGWRGGTGIAGQTDEDWDFLHTSVLTTLRNTSRAFYQDLAASPVGRLAIVSAQSASSPTADGAAYAAVKSAAEAWTLAVADGFRHLQGGNESRSAALVFVVKALVDDRMRAAQPERKFPDFTDVSVLADAVQRIFGLEAERINGQRLPLTAGHLVGAPS from the coding sequence ATGAGCCAGGAACTCTCAGGGCGTACGGTCGTCGTCGCCGGTTCGACAAGCGCAGCCGGCGCCGCAGTAGTCCGCACCCTCTCCGAAGCCGGGGCGCGCGTGGCCGCCGTGGACATTCTTGAGGACCGCGTGCAGGAGCTCTCGGGATCCTACGACAATGTCACGGGCTATGTCTGCAACCTTGCGGACCTGCAAGCCGTTGAGGACCTGGCGGCATCTGTCCGTAACGATCTGGGGCCGGTGGACGGGCTCATTCATCTTGTCGGAGGGTGGCGGGGCGGCACGGGCATTGCAGGCCAGACGGATGAGGACTGGGACTTCCTGCACACCAGCGTCCTCACCACCCTGAGGAACACCAGCCGCGCCTTCTACCAGGATCTGGCTGCCTCCCCGGTGGGCCGTCTGGCCATCGTTTCCGCACAGTCCGCTTCATCGCCGACAGCGGACGGCGCCGCCTATGCCGCCGTCAAGTCCGCCGCCGAGGCATGGACCCTTGCCGTGGCCGACGGCTTCCGGCATCTGCAGGGAGGAAACGAAAGCCGCTCAGCCGCCCTGGTCTTCGTTGTCAAGGCCCTGGTCGATGACCGGATGCGCGCAGCCCAGCCGGAACGGAAGTTTCCGGACTTCACCGATGTCAGTGTCCTTGCCGACGCCGTACAGCGGATCTTCGGCCTGGAGGCGGAACGGATCAACGGGCAGCGCTTGCCCCTCACGGCCGGCCACCTCGTGGGTGCGCCCTCCTGA
- a CDS encoding ABC transporter ATP-binding protein produces MSTARGTPPGPGAGAPGTGAAPGTRQAAVVRIPRPAGGPGRGGPFAGMNVPAEKALNFGPSARRLLGELRPERAWLALVLALAVVSVAFSVTGPRLLGEGTNLIFAGAVSKNLPPGASKEQVIAGLRASGQDEQADMLGAMTLTPGTGIDFAALASVLLLALALYVLASAFGWIQAYVLNSVVQRTVYRLRERIEAKIHRLPLRYFDSIQRGELLSRVTNDVDNISQSLQQSISQAVTSLLTVLGVLLMMFLLSPVLALIALVTVPLTLVTTGLIAKRSQKLFVAQWKHTGELNGQIEETYTGHALVKVFGRQREVEERFRQKNAELFEASFGAQFISGLIMPALTFIGNLVYVAIAVVGGLQVASGAMQLGDVQAFIQYSRQFTQPLAQLGSMANLLQSGVASAERVFELLDEEEQSPESSGAAPSGGGGRLVFENVSFSYSPDKPLITDLSLVAEPGQTVAIVGPTGAGKTTLVNLMMRFYELDAGRITLDGVDVTAVPRRELRSRMGMVLQDTWLFGGTIRDNIAYGRPSASEAEIVEAAQATYVDRFVRALPEGYSTVLEDEGSNVSAGEKQLLTIARAFLSRPSVLILDEATSSVDTRTELLVQKAMSALRSDRTSFVIAHRLSTIRDADLILVMEAGRIVEQGTHASLLAAGGAYARLYEAQFAAPAAEV; encoded by the coding sequence ATGAGCACAGCCCGCGGAACCCCGCCCGGCCCCGGAGCTGGAGCCCCCGGAACCGGAGCTGCCCCGGGAACCCGGCAGGCCGCCGTCGTACGCATTCCCCGGCCCGCCGGAGGGCCCGGGCGCGGCGGGCCGTTCGCGGGGATGAATGTCCCGGCGGAGAAGGCGCTGAACTTCGGGCCGTCGGCCCGGCGGCTGCTGGGGGAGCTGCGCCCCGAACGGGCGTGGCTGGCGCTGGTACTGGCGCTCGCCGTCGTCAGCGTGGCGTTCTCGGTGACCGGGCCGCGGCTGCTGGGCGAGGGCACCAACCTGATCTTCGCCGGCGCCGTCAGCAAAAACCTGCCGCCCGGGGCGAGCAAGGAGCAGGTGATCGCCGGACTGAGGGCGTCCGGGCAGGATGAGCAGGCGGACATGCTGGGCGCGATGACGCTGACGCCGGGCACGGGGATCGACTTCGCCGCGCTGGCGAGCGTGCTGCTGTTGGCGCTGGCGCTGTATGTGCTGGCCTCGGCGTTCGGCTGGATCCAGGCGTACGTGCTTAACAGTGTGGTGCAGCGGACCGTGTACCGGCTGCGGGAGCGGATCGAGGCGAAGATCCACCGGCTGCCGCTGCGGTACTTCGACTCCATCCAGCGCGGCGAGCTGCTCAGCCGGGTGACGAACGACGTGGACAACATCTCGCAGAGCCTGCAGCAGTCGATCAGCCAGGCAGTCACGTCGCTGCTCACGGTGCTGGGCGTGCTGCTGATGATGTTCCTGCTCTCGCCGGTGCTGGCGCTGATTGCCCTGGTGACGGTGCCGCTGACGCTGGTGACGACGGGCCTGATCGCCAAGCGCTCGCAGAAGCTGTTCGTGGCGCAGTGGAAGCACACGGGGGAGCTGAACGGGCAGATCGAGGAGACGTACACGGGGCACGCACTGGTCAAGGTGTTCGGCCGGCAGCGGGAGGTGGAGGAGCGGTTCCGGCAGAAGAATGCGGAGCTGTTCGAGGCGAGCTTCGGCGCACAATTCATTTCCGGACTGATCATGCCGGCGCTGACGTTCATCGGGAACCTGGTGTACGTGGCGATCGCGGTGGTGGGCGGGCTGCAGGTGGCCTCCGGGGCGATGCAGTTGGGCGACGTACAGGCGTTCATCCAGTACTCACGGCAGTTCACCCAGCCGCTGGCGCAGCTTGGGTCGATGGCCAACCTGCTGCAGTCCGGGGTGGCCTCGGCGGAGCGGGTGTTCGAGCTGCTGGACGAGGAGGAGCAGTCTCCCGAATCTTCAGGTGCTGCCCCTTCCGGCGGCGGCGGGCGGCTGGTGTTCGAGAATGTTTCCTTCTCCTATTCGCCCGACAAGCCGCTGATCACGGACCTGAGCCTGGTGGCGGAGCCCGGGCAGACGGTGGCGATCGTCGGCCCCACCGGGGCCGGCAAGACCACCCTGGTGAACCTGATGATGCGGTTCTACGAACTGGATGCCGGGCGGATCACGCTCGACGGCGTGGACGTCACCGCTGTTCCGCGGCGCGAGCTGCGCTCGCGGATGGGAATGGTCCTGCAGGACACCTGGCTGTTCGGCGGGACCATCCGGGACAACATCGCCTACGGCCGGCCGTCGGCGTCGGAGGCCGAGATCGTGGAGGCAGCGCAGGCGACGTACGTTGACCGGTTCGTGCGCGCCCTGCCGGAGGGGTACAGCACGGTGCTCGAGGATGAGGGATCCAACGTCTCGGCCGGCGAGAAGCAGCTGCTGACCATCGCCCGGGCTTTCCTTTCCCGGCCCTCGGTGCTGATCCTGGACGAGGCCACTTCTTCCGTGGACACCCGGACCGAGCTGCTGGTGCAGAAGGCCATGAGCGCGCTGCGGTCGGACCGGACTTCGTTTGTCATTGCCCACCGCCTCTCCACGATCCGCGACGCCGACCTGATCCTGGTGATGGAGGCGGGGCGGATCGTGGAGCAGGGCACGCACGCGTCGCTGCTGGCTGCGGGCGGGGCATACGCACGCCTGTACGAGGCGCAGTTCGCGGCCCCGGCGGCGGAGGTTTAA
- a CDS encoding DUF6421 family protein, translated as MSIASPEVTTSRAEDLKPLPAWQALKAAVMELQQVQVQDGSVPEAADHDQARRNVGIITDAVSDLCRHLPHDRDYLELLVQDFQRWAAGGFAVPDFLDSLAAFHPEQWRIDGLPHLVVFPMYTQNGSTNRYFEAVLIEVIWPSFVAELEAANYSNKLFVPISFVDFTPGYDTNSAVLFPESVAVRSTPSFTWGGIFADREAARFRRVLKAAADITSLDLPADAAELIEDQHLTEKTFVMWDLIHDRTHMRGDLPFDPFMIKQRMPYFLYSLEELRCDLTAFRESVLIERDETASEDARKHAKLVQYAVIFDRIFRFAITGNRVRNYDAVGGQLLFAWMHQHRVLHWTDGKLSIDWKDVAGVVVELGLRIEELYWRSIDRPKTAHWLAAYELVSETLTPHPASVWAKGPEALPLDGPPRGLTDQILDDEFPLSMFYEALEKKMSPVIESTAGITGKSPVKTEGGAGA; from the coding sequence ATGTCCATTGCAAGCCCCGAAGTGACGACGAGCCGGGCAGAAGACCTGAAACCGCTGCCGGCGTGGCAGGCGTTGAAGGCAGCCGTCATGGAACTGCAGCAGGTTCAAGTGCAGGACGGTTCCGTTCCTGAAGCCGCTGACCATGACCAGGCCCGCCGGAACGTCGGCATCATCACTGACGCGGTCAGTGACCTGTGCCGCCACCTCCCCCACGACAGGGACTACCTTGAACTGCTGGTGCAGGACTTCCAGCGGTGGGCGGCCGGGGGCTTCGCTGTACCGGATTTCCTCGACTCATTGGCAGCCTTCCACCCCGAGCAGTGGCGCATCGACGGGCTGCCGCACCTGGTCGTGTTCCCCATGTACACCCAGAACGGCAGCACCAACCGCTACTTCGAGGCCGTCCTCATCGAGGTCATCTGGCCTTCCTTCGTCGCTGAACTGGAGGCGGCGAACTACTCCAACAAGCTGTTCGTCCCCATCAGCTTCGTCGATTTCACACCCGGCTATGACACGAACTCCGCCGTTCTCTTCCCCGAGAGCGTCGCGGTCCGGAGCACCCCCTCCTTCACATGGGGAGGCATTTTCGCGGACCGTGAAGCTGCCCGGTTCCGCCGCGTCCTGAAAGCTGCTGCCGACATCACGTCCCTGGACCTGCCGGCCGACGCCGCGGAATTGATTGAAGACCAGCACCTCACGGAGAAGACCTTCGTGATGTGGGATCTGATCCATGACCGGACCCACATGCGTGGCGACCTGCCCTTTGACCCGTTCATGATCAAGCAGCGGATGCCGTATTTCCTGTACTCCCTGGAGGAGCTCCGCTGTGACCTAACCGCCTTCCGCGAATCAGTCCTCATCGAGCGGGACGAAACGGCTTCCGAGGACGCCCGCAAGCACGCCAAGCTGGTCCAGTACGCCGTGATCTTCGACCGCATTTTCCGCTTCGCGATTACCGGGAACCGGGTCCGTAACTACGACGCCGTGGGCGGCCAACTGCTGTTCGCCTGGATGCACCAGCACCGGGTCCTGCACTGGACCGATGGAAAGCTGAGCATCGACTGGAAGGACGTCGCCGGCGTGGTCGTCGAGCTGGGCCTTCGCATCGAGGAACTCTACTGGCGTTCAATCGACCGCCCGAAGACCGCACACTGGCTGGCCGCCTATGAGCTCGTCTCGGAAACCCTCACCCCGCACCCGGCCTCCGTGTGGGCCAAGGGACCGGAGGCTCTTCCGCTCGACGGCCCTCCCCGGGGACTGACGGACCAGATCCTTGACGACGAATTCCCCCTGTCGATGTTCTATGAGGCACTGGAGAAGAAGATGTCCCCGGTCATTGAATCAACTGCCGGGATCACCGGTAAAAGCCCCGTGAAGACCGAGGGCGGGGCGGGCGCATGA
- a CDS encoding ABC transporter ATP-binding protein — MLWKLLVRYLQPQRRLLIAVVVFQLAQSIASLYLPTLNADIIDLGVAKGDTGYILRVGSLMLVITLLQIACAVTAVYFGAKAAMGMGRDLRGAIFTRVGGFSEQEVTQFGPASLITRSTNDVQQVQQLVLMSATLMVAAPMLSIGGVVMAVRQDAQLSWLIAVSVPVLLAGVAVIISRMVPLFRLMQLRIDAVNRVLREQLAGIRVVRAFVREDLETERFAGANADVTDTALRAGRLMALAFPVVMLVLNVSSVAVIWFGSFRIEDGSMQVGTLVAFLSYLLQILMSVMMATFMAVMIPRAAVSADRIGEVLETESSVRPPEHPVRFAGDASGGTARGELEMRGVGFAYPGAERPVLSGVSFTAAAGRTTAVIGSTGSGKTTLVNLMPRLFDATSGSVLMGGVDVRELHPDLLWGHIGLVPQRPYLFSGTVRSNLLYGKPDATEEELWHALSTAQAEDFVRRMEGGLDAPVSQGGTNVSGGQRQRLAIARALVKRPELYIFDDSFSSLDTATDARLRQALRRDTAGATLVIIAQRVSSIADADQILVLDGGRIVGRGTHSELLETSETYREIVSSQLAAEETA; from the coding sequence ATGCTCTGGAAGCTTCTTGTCCGGTACCTGCAGCCGCAACGGCGGCTGCTGATCGCCGTCGTCGTTTTCCAGCTGGCGCAGTCCATTGCCTCCCTCTACCTCCCCACCCTCAACGCGGACATCATCGACCTGGGTGTGGCCAAAGGAGACACGGGCTACATCCTGCGCGTCGGCAGCCTCATGCTGGTCATCACCCTGCTGCAGATCGCGTGCGCGGTGACGGCGGTGTACTTCGGGGCCAAAGCGGCGATGGGCATGGGCCGGGACCTGCGCGGGGCGATCTTCACCCGGGTGGGCGGGTTCTCCGAGCAGGAGGTCACCCAGTTCGGCCCCGCCAGCCTGATTACCCGGTCCACGAACGACGTCCAGCAGGTGCAGCAGCTGGTGCTGATGTCCGCCACACTGATGGTGGCCGCACCCATGCTCAGCATCGGCGGCGTGGTGATGGCGGTCCGGCAGGATGCCCAGCTGTCGTGGCTGATCGCGGTGAGCGTGCCGGTGCTGCTGGCCGGCGTCGCGGTGATCATCAGCCGGATGGTGCCCCTGTTCCGCCTGATGCAGCTGCGGATCGACGCCGTCAACAGGGTGCTCCGCGAGCAGCTGGCCGGCATCCGGGTGGTGCGGGCGTTTGTGCGCGAGGACCTGGAAACGGAGCGGTTCGCCGGTGCCAACGCCGACGTGACGGATACGGCGCTGCGGGCCGGGCGGCTGATGGCGCTCGCGTTTCCCGTGGTGATGCTGGTGCTCAACGTGTCCAGCGTGGCGGTGATCTGGTTCGGGTCGTTCCGGATCGAGGACGGCTCCATGCAGGTGGGGACACTGGTGGCGTTCCTCAGCTACCTGCTGCAGATCCTGATGTCCGTCATGATGGCCACCTTCATGGCCGTGATGATCCCGCGCGCGGCCGTCTCCGCGGACCGGATCGGTGAGGTGCTGGAGACGGAGTCCTCCGTGCGGCCGCCCGAGCACCCGGTGCGTTTTGCCGGCGATGCGTCCGGCGGCACCGCCCGCGGTGAGCTGGAAATGCGCGGCGTCGGATTCGCCTACCCGGGTGCCGAGCGGCCGGTCCTCAGCGGCGTCAGCTTCACCGCCGCCGCGGGCAGGACGACGGCGGTCATCGGCAGCACGGGCTCGGGGAAAACCACCCTGGTGAACCTCATGCCGCGGCTCTTCGACGCCACGTCAGGATCCGTGCTGATGGGCGGCGTGGACGTGCGGGAACTGCACCCTGACCTGCTGTGGGGGCACATCGGCCTGGTCCCGCAGCGGCCGTACCTGTTCTCCGGGACGGTGCGGAGCAACCTGCTCTACGGCAAACCGGACGCCACCGAGGAGGAGCTGTGGCACGCCCTGTCCACAGCCCAGGCGGAGGACTTCGTGCGCAGGATGGAGGGCGGGCTGGACGCGCCCGTCTCGCAGGGCGGCACCAACGTCTCCGGCGGGCAGCGGCAGCGGCTGGCGATCGCCAGGGCACTGGTGAAACGGCCGGAGCTGTACATCTTTGACGACTCGTTTTCCTCACTGGACACCGCCACGGATGCCCGGCTGCGGCAGGCGCTGCGGCGGGACACCGCCGGGGCCACGCTGGTGATCATCGCCCAGCGCGTCTCCAGCATTGCGGACGCGGACCAGATCCTGGTGCTCGACGGCGGCAGGATTGTCGGGCGCGGAACGCACAGTGAGCTTTTGGAGACGTCGGAGACGTACCGCGAGATCGTGTCCTCGCAGCTGGCGGCGGAGGAGACGGCATGA